One Deinococcus sp. LM3 DNA segment encodes these proteins:
- a CDS encoding HD-GYP domain-containing protein → MTSRDPTPPPPGTDATPDIPVSASAGSPPSGPDSPPTTAEHDVMYAAQLERYAAEFGTLYLKYRQQTAELETATRAVVHAFVVALGAHDPYTRHHTQRVQASALTLARTLGWDSGQLEDVRLGALLHDIGKTSVSDTILRKPGRLTDAEFQAIAQHPVIGAHMIAGFPALTPAQPFVLHHHERWDGRGYPDRLAGTDIPVQGRLLAVVDAVDAMLTDRPYRQALSVTQVTQELLRGRGHQFDPDMITAFLDCGALDLYLPDAAGDSAPAPETD, encoded by the coding sequence ATGACCTCGCGCGACCCGACCCCGCCGCCCCCCGGAACGGACGCCACACCGGACATCCCGGTCAGCGCCAGCGCGGGGAGCCCGCCGTCCGGGCCGGACAGCCCTCCCACCACGGCTGAACATGACGTGATGTACGCCGCGCAACTTGAACGCTACGCCGCCGAGTTCGGCACGCTGTACCTGAAGTACCGGCAGCAGACGGCGGAACTGGAAACCGCGACCCGCGCCGTCGTCCACGCTTTCGTGGTGGCGCTCGGCGCGCACGACCCGTACACGCGCCACCACACCCAGCGGGTGCAGGCCAGCGCCCTGACCCTGGCTCGGACGCTCGGCTGGGACAGCGGGCAACTGGAAGACGTGCGCCTCGGCGCGCTGCTGCACGACATCGGCAAGACGTCCGTGTCCGACACCATCCTGCGCAAACCCGGCCGCCTGACCGACGCGGAATTCCAGGCGATCGCGCAGCATCCCGTGATCGGCGCGCACATGATCGCCGGTTTTCCCGCCCTGACGCCCGCCCAGCCGTTCGTACTGCACCACCACGAACGCTGGGACGGACGCGGCTACCCCGACCGGCTCGCCGGAACGGACATTCCCGTGCAGGGCCGACTGCTGGCCGTCGTGGACGCCGTGGACGCCATGCTGACCGACCGGCCCTACCGGCAGGCGCTGAGCGTCACGCAGGTCACGCAGGAACTGCTGCGCGGCCGCGGCCACCAGTTCGACCCGGACATGATCACGGCGTTCCTCGACTGCGGCGCACTGGACCTGTACCTCCCGGACGCCGCCGGGGACAGCGCCCCCGCACCCGAGACGGACTGA